The following are encoded in a window of Haloarcula halophila genomic DNA:
- a CDS encoding acyltransferase, with translation MSDAQRSGPDTRDGQSRHDRLTRTPTPGPRNSLMHWPEAKSPLGLLVNAVLIWIVRYSPSLQFKNWLLRRLGATVGKGVSLGLTATVDVFFPELATIEDDAIVGYDATILCHEFLQDEYRTGEVVVGERAMIGAGAVVLPGVRIGADAQVAANSLVTEDVPSGTTVAGVPATPVGGQQSPD, from the coding sequence GTGAGTGACGCCCAGCGTTCCGGACCCGACACCCGAGACGGCCAGAGCCGTCACGACCGACTCACCCGGACGCCGACCCCGGGGCCGCGAAATTCGCTGATGCACTGGCCGGAGGCGAAGTCGCCGCTGGGGCTGCTCGTCAACGCCGTCCTGATCTGGATCGTTCGGTACTCGCCGAGCCTCCAGTTCAAGAACTGGCTGCTCCGGCGACTGGGAGCGACGGTCGGGAAGGGGGTCTCGCTGGGCCTGACGGCGACGGTGGACGTGTTCTTCCCGGAGCTGGCGACGATCGAGGACGACGCCATCGTCGGCTACGACGCGACGATCCTCTGTCACGAGTTCCTCCAGGACGAGTACCGGACCGGCGAGGTCGTCGTCGGCGAGCGCGCGATGATCGGCGCCGGTGCCGTCGTCCTCCCCGGCGTCAGGATCGGTGCCGACGCACAGGTCGCCGCCAACTCCCTGGTCACCGAAGACGTGCCGTCCGGGACGACCGTCGCCGGCGTCCCGGCCACGCCAGTCGGCGGCCAACAGTCTCCGGATTAG
- a CDS encoding TrkH family potassium uptake protein, whose product MVLTTVDVRSSLNVLGSILQYLAIPLTVPVVVALVYGESPTPYLAAIAVSVGVGTALAQLPRRRIYDREAFLTVSLAWLSIALVGALPMAIEGTGVFASPINAAFEGMSGITTTGATVIRDFEAHSQALLMWRQVLQWLGGLGVLLLATAVLSRLSVAGAQLMETESRTETVTKLTPGIGDTAKILGRLYLGLTAGAALVLLGLGAIGVAPKMTLYNAVAHALTAIATAGFSPEAESLGAFSPAVQWATVVFMIVGATNFALIYAVLRGDIGRLRNSPEFRFYVGILLTVSLLVTGLLFSNRTIAGGLEPTVRHAVFQTASIVTTTGYASTDFNTWSAAAKHVLFSCMFIGGMAGSTTCSVKALRWLIVTKSFWRDLNVAGHPQSIVPVRLGAEVVDESTIRDVYAYTLVAFVFFLVGTVVLVADGERANAPLTEFEALSAAASMFFNIGPAFGRAGPYGTYDGFARSSKVVMFLLMWIGRIEIVPVLVLLTPTFWRR is encoded by the coding sequence GTGGTACTGACGACCGTCGACGTCCGGTCGTCTCTCAACGTCCTCGGATCGATTCTCCAGTACCTCGCGATTCCACTGACCGTCCCCGTAGTCGTCGCTCTCGTCTACGGCGAGTCACCGACGCCGTATCTCGCGGCCATCGCGGTCTCCGTCGGTGTCGGGACGGCCCTGGCACAACTGCCCCGGCGACGGATCTACGACCGCGAGGCGTTCCTGACGGTGTCACTCGCCTGGCTGTCGATCGCACTCGTCGGCGCGCTCCCGATGGCCATCGAAGGGACCGGCGTCTTCGCGAGTCCGATAAACGCAGCCTTCGAGGGAATGAGCGGGATCACGACGACCGGCGCGACAGTCATACGGGATTTCGAGGCGCACTCCCAAGCACTGCTGATGTGGCGGCAGGTGCTCCAGTGGCTCGGTGGGTTAGGGGTCTTGTTGCTCGCGACAGCGGTGTTGTCCCGTCTCTCGGTTGCCGGCGCACAGTTGATGGAGACAGAGTCGCGGACGGAAACCGTCACGAAGCTCACGCCCGGCATCGGAGACACGGCGAAGATCCTGGGACGGCTCTATCTCGGGCTGACCGCCGGGGCGGCGCTGGTGTTGCTCGGACTCGGCGCGATCGGGGTGGCCCCGAAGATGACGCTCTACAACGCCGTCGCCCACGCGCTCACCGCGATTGCTACAGCCGGGTTCTCACCCGAAGCCGAGAGTCTCGGTGCGTTCTCGCCGGCGGTCCAGTGGGCGACTGTCGTGTTCATGATCGTCGGCGCGACGAACTTCGCGCTCATCTACGCCGTCCTTCGGGGTGATATCGGCCGCCTGCGGAACAGTCCGGAGTTCCGGTTCTACGTCGGTATCCTGCTCACCGTCAGCCTCCTCGTGACCGGGTTGCTGTTCAGCAACCGGACGATCGCTGGCGGACTCGAACCGACCGTCCGACACGCGGTCTTCCAGACAGCCTCGATCGTAACCACGACGGGATACGCCTCGACCGATTTCAACACCTGGTCCGCGGCCGCGAAACACGTCCTGTTCAGCTGTATGTTCATCGGCGGGATGGCGGGCTCGACGACCTGCTCGGTGAAAGCGCTCCGGTGGCTGATCGTCACGAAGTCGTTCTGGCGGGACCTCAACGTCGCCGGCCACCCACAGAGTATCGTCCCCGTCAGACTCGGCGCGGAAGTGGTCGACGAGTCGACGATCCGGGACGTCTACGCCTACACGCTGGTGGCCTTCGTCTTCTTCCTGGTCGGGACGGTCGTGCTAGTCGCGGACGGCGAACGGGCGAACGCCCCGCTGACGGAATTCGAGGCGCTGTCGGCGGCCGCGTCGATGTTCTTCAACATCGGGCCGGCCTTCGGCCGGGCGGGACCGTACGGGACCTACGACGGGTTCGCCCGATCGAGCAAGGTCGTGATGTTCCTGCTGATGTGGATCGGACGCATCGAGATCGTCCCGGTACTGGTGTTGCTGACGCCGACGTTCTGGCGACGGTAG
- the purD gene encoding phosphoribosylamine--glycine ligase: MTETVLLVGGGGREHAVARALGESDADLYACAGNRNPGIAALAEGFETLDTTNPTAVTTYAREVDATLAVVGPEAPLAAGVADALDDAGVYAFGPQEAEARIETDKAFQRRFMRDNDIPGCPDFETFDDMEAACAYVDDYDGDLAVKPAGLTGGKGVRVTGDQISKAEAKEYIRESNYDRIVLEERLVGEEFTVQAFVANGEVRVTPAVQDHKRAYEGDEGPNTGGMGSYSDAGLELPFMDEDDYMAAVDVIEATVDALEGYKGVLYGQFMLTSEGPKVVEFNARFGDPEAMNTLPVLNTPFLDVLTAARDEESLPQLSFQPKATVCKYAVPEGYPTNPEAGARVTIDEENAGDALLFYASVDERADGIYTTTSRSYAVVGVADSIGEAEEIAERALDRAGTDGLRVRHDIGTADLVQQRLDHMAEIRGER; this comes from the coding sequence ATGACAGAGACAGTGCTGCTCGTGGGTGGCGGGGGCCGCGAACACGCCGTCGCCCGTGCGCTCGGGGAGTCGGACGCCGACCTCTACGCCTGTGCCGGCAACCGCAACCCCGGCATCGCCGCGCTGGCCGAGGGGTTCGAGACGCTGGACACGACGAACCCGACGGCGGTGACGACCTACGCCCGCGAGGTGGATGCGACGCTGGCCGTCGTCGGTCCCGAAGCACCGCTGGCAGCAGGGGTCGCCGACGCACTGGACGACGCCGGCGTCTACGCGTTCGGCCCCCAGGAGGCCGAAGCCCGCATCGAGACGGACAAGGCGTTCCAGCGCCGGTTCATGCGGGACAACGACATCCCGGGCTGTCCGGACTTCGAGACGTTCGACGACATGGAGGCCGCCTGTGCGTACGTCGACGACTACGACGGCGACCTCGCCGTCAAGCCGGCGGGACTCACCGGCGGAAAAGGCGTCCGCGTGACCGGCGACCAGATCAGCAAAGCCGAAGCCAAGGAGTACATCCGGGAGTCGAACTACGACCGGATCGTCCTCGAAGAGCGACTCGTCGGCGAGGAGTTCACGGTCCAGGCGTTCGTCGCCAACGGCGAGGTCCGCGTCACCCCCGCCGTCCAGGACCACAAGCGTGCCTACGAGGGCGACGAGGGACCGAACACCGGTGGGATGGGCAGTTACTCCGACGCCGGCCTCGAACTGCCGTTCATGGACGAGGACGACTACATGGCCGCCGTCGACGTGATCGAGGCGACCGTCGACGCCCTGGAGGGGTACAAGGGCGTCCTCTACGGGCAGTTCATGCTCACCAGCGAGGGGCCGAAGGTCGTCGAGTTCAACGCTCGCTTCGGCGACCCCGAGGCGATGAACACCCTCCCGGTGCTGAACACGCCGTTCCTCGACGTACTGACGGCCGCACGGGACGAGGAGTCGCTGCCCCAACTCTCCTTCCAGCCCAAGGCGACGGTCTGTAAGTACGCGGTTCCCGAGGGCTACCCGACCAATCCGGAGGCGGGCGCTCGGGTGACCATCGACGAGGAGAACGCCGGCGACGCGCTGTTGTTCTACGCCAGCGTCGACGAGCGGGCGGACGGCATCTACACCACGACCTCGCGTTCCTATGCTGTCGTGGGTGTCGCCGACAGCATCGGCGAAGCGGAGGAGATCGCCGAGCGCGCGCTCGACCGGGCGGGCACTGACGGTCTCCGAGTCCGTCACGACATCGGGACGGCCGATCTCGTCCAGCAGCGTCTCGATCACATGGCGGAGATCCGCGGCGAGCGCTGA